In Desulfarculaceae bacterium, the following are encoded in one genomic region:
- a CDS encoding CarD family transcriptional regulator, giving the protein MLDRNTPPDIITIHTGYPTYRYTTIPQESALFKKGQLAVYPAHGVGVIESEEEKHIGGQAQRFYILRILENDMIIMIPTDNAATVGLRPVIDQRQVTQVYSILKDRDVVIESQTWNRRYRDYMKKIKTGSVFEVAEVLRDLFLLKLDKELSFGERKMLDTARSLLVKEVSIARQAEEAEIEAEVEKIFHA; this is encoded by the coding sequence ATGCTTGACAGAAATACCCCGCCTGATATAATAACAATTCATACAGGTTATCCGACCTACCGCTATACAACCATTCCTCAGGAGAGCGCCTTGTTCAAAAAGGGACAGCTTGCGGTATATCCTGCCCACGGAGTGGGGGTCATCGAGTCCGAGGAAGAGAAACATATCGGCGGGCAAGCGCAGCGCTTCTACATCCTGCGCATCCTGGAAAACGATATGATCATAATGATACCCACCGACAACGCCGCCACGGTGGGCCTCCGGCCCGTGATCGATCAGCGCCAAGTTACTCAGGTCTACTCCATCCTCAAGGACCGCGACGTGGTCATCGAAAGTCAGACCTGGAACCGGCGCTACCGCGACTACATGAAAAAGATCAAGACCGGCTCGGTCTTCGAGGTGGCCGAGGTGCTCCGCGACCTCTTTTTGCTCAAGCTGGACAAGGAGCTATCCTTCGGCGAGCGCAAAATGCTCGACACCGCGCGCAGCCTGCTGGTCAAAGAGGTCTCCATCGCGCGCCAGGCCGAGGAGGCCGAGATCGAGGCCGAGGTGGAGAAGATCTTCCACGCCTGA